One genomic window of Deinococcus radiotolerans includes the following:
- a CDS encoding ArsR/SmtB family transcription factor yields MAAVHPAEDTCETSCVHPDAVATARAALPDEPCVERATTFLKLVGDPTRLKILSALSSSELCVCDLAAVIGLSESATSHQLRLLRTGRVVTSRKEGRVVYYRLLDHHVTTLIANALDHARE; encoded by the coding sequence ATGGCCGCCGTGCATCCCGCTGAAGACACCTGTGAAACGAGTTGCGTGCATCCGGACGCGGTCGCCACGGCCCGGGCTGCCCTGCCCGACGAGCCCTGCGTTGAGCGCGCCACGACCTTCCTGAAACTGGTGGGGGATCCCACCCGGCTGAAGATCCTGAGCGCCCTGAGCAGCAGTGAACTGTGCGTGTGTGACCTGGCCGCCGTGATCGGACTGAGTGAAAGTGCCACCAGTCACCAGTTGCGGCTGCTGCGCACGGGCCGGGTCGTGACGTCCCGGAAGGAGGGCCGCGTGGTGTACTACCGCCTCCTGGATCATCACGTCACGACCCTGATCGCCAACGCCCTCGATCATGCCCGTGAGTAA